A window of the Dehalococcoidales bacterium genome harbors these coding sequences:
- a CDS encoding PrsW family glutamic-type intramembrane protease: MQSWVLLVLAFAPGIFWLWLIYQRDKFRPEPKALVVRTFLWGMAVAIPVSVMEFALYPQAGDILQTDNLSLGTIAYISFIVTGLTEELGKFLVVRRTVYDSPYFDEPMDGIVYASASALGFASLENAGYIITFGWQVILARGPFSTLAHVLFSVMWGYPLGLSKLGRPGSKALLWLGLVGSMVTHGLFDFLLFTNSAYSFLVIPLFLGAGLLFLIILKQARQISPYKEKVGELVVKCPNCGSDVPYYADFCTSCGAELGKATVKDIIFCSRCGAPLDNNVSFCTSCGSRINRKSGAR; encoded by the coding sequence ATGCAATCCTGGGTACTGCTGGTCCTGGCCTTCGCGCCGGGCATTTTCTGGCTCTGGCTGATATACCAGCGGGATAAGTTCAGGCCGGAGCCAAAAGCCCTGGTGGTGCGGACGTTCCTGTGGGGTATGGCTGTCGCCATTCCGGTAAGCGTAATGGAATTCGCGCTGTACCCACAAGCCGGAGACATCCTTCAGACCGATAACCTTTCTCTGGGAACCATTGCTTACATCTCTTTTATCGTTACCGGGCTGACGGAAGAGCTGGGGAAATTTCTGGTGGTCAGAAGAACGGTATATGACTCCCCTTATTTTGACGAGCCGATGGATGGGATTGTCTATGCTTCCGCTTCAGCGCTGGGTTTCGCCTCACTGGAGAACGCCGGATATATTATCACTTTCGGCTGGCAGGTCATTCTGGCGAGAGGGCCATTCTCTACCTTGGCCCATGTTCTTTTTTCCGTGATGTGGGGATACCCGCTGGGACTTAGCAAGCTCGGCAGGCCCGGCAGCAAAGCCCTGCTATGGCTGGGACTGGTAGGATCGATGGTAACCCACGGCCTGTTCGACTTTCTTCTTTTCACGAATAGCGCCTACAGCTTCCTGGTGATACCCCTGTTTCTTGGTGCCGGATTGCTTTTCCTCATAATCCTGAAACAGGCGCGCCAGATTTCGCCGTATAAGGAAAAGGTCGGGGAACTGGTGGTAAAGTGTCCGAACTGTGGCAGCGATGTTCCATATTACGCCGATTTCTGCACTTCATGTGGGGCTGAGCTGGGGAAAGCAACAGTGAAGGATATTATCTTCTGTAGCCGGTGCGGGGCGCCGCTGGACAATAATGTCAGCTTCTGTACATCATGCGGAAGCCGTATCAACAGAAAATCGGGCGCCAGGTAA
- the pdxA gene encoding 4-hydroxythreonine-4-phosphate dehydrogenase PdxA, whose product MTLLEERPVIAITMGDAAGIGPEVVVKALLSVSIYGICRPLVVGEGFVIQEAIKLAGKRLRLRPVKSADGLEGQYGTIELLDLHNLKREEIVRGQVCAPCGRAAMEYIAEAARLALNGEVSALVTAPINKEATRRGGYGEVGHLEFLARLTGATEYATMLVSGSLRVVHLTTHHSLRQACDLVTRERVLARLKLTHDSFRGWGIEHPRIGVAALNPHAGEGGLFGSEELEQIEPAVQDARSLAIDARGPFPADSVFNRALGGEFDVVLAMYHDQGHIPVKVYGFEQSVSVALGLPLVRTSVDHGTAFDIAGKGIADSRSLEEAIKMAVSLSSDKRIA is encoded by the coding sequence ATGACTCTACTGGAAGAAAGACCGGTTATTGCCATAACCATGGGTGATGCCGCCGGCATCGGCCCCGAGGTTGTTGTCAAAGCTCTTCTCTCCGTGTCAATCTATGGTATTTGCCGTCCCCTGGTGGTGGGTGAAGGTTTTGTCATACAGGAAGCGATAAAGCTGGCGGGCAAGCGGTTGCGATTGCGCCCGGTGAAATCGGCAGACGGGCTTGAGGGACAGTATGGTACTATCGAGCTTCTTGACCTGCACAACCTGAAACGAGAAGAAATTGTCCGTGGTCAGGTATGCGCTCCCTGTGGTCGGGCAGCTATGGAATACATCGCTGAAGCGGCCCGGCTGGCTTTGAATGGTGAAGTCAGTGCCCTGGTCACGGCGCCGATTAACAAAGAAGCGACCCGGCGGGGAGGATACGGGGAGGTGGGGCACCTGGAATTCCTGGCGCGTCTTACCGGAGCCACCGAGTATGCTACCATGCTGGTCAGCGGCAGTCTGCGGGTGGTACATCTGACCACTCACCATTCCCTGAGACAGGCTTGTGACCTGGTTACCAGGGAGAGAGTCCTGGCCCGGCTTAAACTGACCCATGATTCTTTCCGGGGGTGGGGGATTGAGCACCCCCGCATCGGAGTTGCCGCGCTCAATCCCCATGCCGGGGAGGGAGGGCTCTTTGGCAGCGAAGAACTCGAGCAGATTGAACCGGCGGTACAGGACGCCCGGAGTTTAGCTATCGATGCCCGCGGGCCTTTTCCGGCCGATTCTGTGTTTAACCGTGCCCTTGGCGGGGAGTTTGATGTTGTCCTGGCAATGTACCATGACCAGGGGCATATCCCGGTAAAGGTATACGGCTTTGAGCAAAGTGTCAGCGTTGCCCTGGGGTTACCCCTGGTGCGGACTTCTGTCGACCACGGTACCGCCTTTGACATTGCCGGTAAGGGGATTGCCGATTCGCGGAGCCTTGAGGAAGCGATAAAGATGGCGGTCAGCTTGAGCTCGGATAAGAGGATTGCTTGA
- a CDS encoding DUF4382 domain-containing protein, which produces MINGKLRRFLGIPLALVAVTALVTVSACTPAEAKALEGILEKVDTVNGEITVVTRDGKTVVLTIATEASVETEEESSTLETLQPGASVEIRVDKDEKVAQRIKARQAEMGGVIVHIDGNEITIESEGGQQTVLLVADGTRIEIKDSRGTLADLATGQEVEIKYDPTTRTALKIEVEEPEREASAAKWGIVEIRVTDPPPADVVSAVVYLSNIEVHRVSGSDNTTSDNVSGEWIQVIGAPTSFDLMDVIGVEQVLGSANITAGRFTQIRMDVDRVEVVTTSGDNITAEVPGGKLKIVRPFNVGGGAKTVLTLDFDGEKSLVLTGRDGAAGNRKALFKPVVKLLIEKDKGVGEDEEDEAETEEAEESEDGGGGEG; this is translated from the coding sequence ATGATTAACGGAAAACTGAGGCGATTCCTGGGTATCCCTCTGGCGCTGGTTGCGGTTACTGCTCTGGTGACGGTCAGCGCCTGTACCCCGGCCGAAGCGAAGGCGCTGGAAGGTATTCTGGAAAAGGTGGACACTGTCAACGGCGAGATTACGGTGGTGACCAGGGATGGCAAGACGGTAGTCCTGACAATAGCCACTGAGGCGTCGGTGGAGACCGAAGAGGAGTCTTCAACCCTGGAAACGTTGCAGCCCGGCGCTTCCGTGGAAATCAGGGTAGATAAGGATGAAAAGGTGGCTCAGCGGATTAAGGCGCGCCAGGCGGAGATGGGAGGCGTTATTGTCCATATTGATGGTAATGAAATTACCATTGAGTCTGAAGGAGGTCAGCAGACTGTGCTCCTGGTAGCCGATGGTACCCGTATCGAAATCAAGGACTCCCGGGGCACACTCGCCGACCTGGCTACCGGACAGGAAGTAGAAATCAAATACGACCCCACTACCCGTACCGCCCTTAAGATTGAAGTTGAGGAACCTGAAAGAGAGGCATCGGCGGCGAAATGGGGCATTGTCGAGATTAGAGTCACCGACCCGCCCCCGGCTGATGTTGTCAGTGCCGTTGTTTACCTGAGTAATATTGAAGTCCACAGGGTATCCGGCTCGGACAATACCACTTCGGATAATGTCAGCGGTGAATGGATACAGGTAATCGGGGCTCCAACCAGTTTTGACCTGATGGACGTTATCGGAGTGGAGCAGGTACTGGGCAGCGCCAACATCACGGCAGGGCGTTTTACCCAGATACGCATGGATGTGGACAGGGTGGAAGTGGTTACCACCAGTGGGGACAATATTACCGCTGAAGTACCCGGCGGTAAGCTGAAGATCGTCCGTCCGTTCAATGTCGGCGGTGGCGCGAAGACGGTGCTGACCCTTGATTTCGATGGAGAAAAATCCCTGGTGCTGACAGGGAGAGACGGGGCGGCCGGTAACAGGAAGGCCCTGTTCAAACCGGTAGTTAAACTGCTGATTGAAAAGGATAAAGGAGTCGGGGAGGACGAGGAGGATGAGGCGGAAACTGAGGAAGCAGAAGAGTCAGAAGACGGTGGTGGTGGAGAAGGCTGA
- the def gene encoding peptide deformylase, with protein MAIIPIRTVPDPILRQKAKRVRQIDNSIRKLIDNMLETMHSASGVGLAAPQVGISLRIAVIGIPEQEEIVLVNPEIVRKSGERLINEGCLSIPGYIGQVKRALAVTVKGWDRNGKEIRIKAEELLAQALEHEINHLNGILYIDHLEGMDEPRKIEPEELDSGQDSSPQ; from the coding sequence ATGGCAATTATTCCCATTCGTACCGTGCCCGACCCGATACTGAGGCAGAAAGCAAAACGGGTCAGGCAGATTGACAATTCAATACGCAAGCTGATTGATAATATGCTGGAGACAATGCACTCCGCTTCAGGGGTGGGGTTAGCCGCCCCCCAGGTGGGTATTTCCCTGCGTATCGCCGTTATCGGCATTCCGGAACAGGAAGAGATAGTCCTGGTCAATCCGGAGATTGTGCGCAAAAGCGGGGAACGCCTGATAAATGAGGGTTGCCTGAGCATACCGGGCTACATCGGGCAGGTCAAACGCGCCCTGGCGGTTACGGTCAAAGGGTGGGACCGGAATGGCAAAGAGATACGGATTAAGGCTGAGGAACTGCTGGCTCAAGCCCTGGAGCACGAGATAAACCATCTCAACGGTATTCTCTATATAGACCACCTGGAAGGCATGGATGAGCCCCGCAAGATTGAACCCGAGGAGTTGGACTCCGGCCAGGACAGCAGTCCGCAATAA
- the priA gene encoding primosomal protein N' produces the protein MGYAEVCVNSPVAPRQTFSYAIPSGMNISIGQAVLVPFGEKVLQGIVLALSEYPAVAETREIAEIIEPQPVLSPAAVSLAGWISQYYLSPIFDAVALMLPPGFERKALTFITASPLLPDFDLSSLTPDQKLLLETVRKEDKVNLRRLENKTGKKKSQSIISQLVKRGLATRSYELEPVRASPRQEPYLNLAISPDQAQQEASSLNKSGARKQAALLDFLIQQPGTVSLAAARKETRSNKSVVDALVSKGLVATEYIQTRRDPLSAWNVNLSLPLPLTASQDAVFRPIRKSLAEQTDSKIFLLHGVTGSGKTEIYLQALAETIKTGKRGIVLVPEIALTPQTIERFASRFPGKVAVLHSQLSLGEQFDEWQRIRAGEFDVVIGPRSALFAPQPDLGLIIVDEEHEWTYKQDDKSPRYHTRNVAIKLSGLTGATVILGSATPDVETFYHACRGDYHLLHLPERVTPSENAPLPRVEIVDLKDELKAGNRSLFSHSLSEAISNAVTAGEQVILFLNRRGAATFIQCRNCGFTLNCRRCDVPLSYHLDEDMLVCHQCNYRTAVPRVCPRCQSRRIKFLGTGTQKLEQETGTAFPQARLLRWDSDATRKKDSHREILERFRSHQADILIGTQMVTKGLDLPRVTLVGAVNADYGLNRPDFRAGERTFQLLSQVAGRAGRGPRGGQVIIQTYTPEHYAIQAAAKHDYSLFYEREITYRRQLHNPPFSRLARLTFSHTNDAFCRKEAENLRRLLIEERDARGIAGLTVIGPAPAFIHRLRGRFRWQLVLRGADPSAFLAPVSIPQGWAIDIDPVGL, from the coding sequence ATGGGGTATGCTGAGGTTTGTGTTAATTCACCGGTAGCGCCGCGCCAGACATTCAGCTATGCCATCCCCTCCGGAATGAATATCAGTATCGGGCAGGCGGTACTGGTACCCTTCGGTGAGAAGGTGCTGCAGGGTATTGTTCTGGCATTAAGCGAATACCCGGCAGTAGCCGAAACCAGGGAAATCGCCGAAATCATTGAACCGCAACCGGTATTATCCCCGGCAGCCGTGTCACTGGCTGGCTGGATAAGCCAGTACTATTTATCACCCATTTTCGATGCCGTCGCTTTGATGCTCCCGCCCGGCTTTGAACGGAAAGCGCTTACCTTTATTACGGCTTCCCCGCTCCTCCCTGATTTCGACCTGTCTTCCCTCACCCCTGACCAGAAACTTCTCCTGGAAACAGTGCGTAAAGAGGACAAGGTAAATCTGAGAAGACTGGAGAATAAAACAGGCAAGAAGAAGTCCCAGTCCATCATATCACAACTGGTAAAGCGGGGACTGGCGACAAGAAGCTACGAGCTGGAACCGGTCAGGGCCAGTCCCAGACAGGAGCCTTACCTCAACCTGGCGATCAGCCCTGACCAGGCGCAACAGGAAGCAAGCAGCTTGAATAAGTCCGGAGCCCGTAAACAGGCGGCTCTCCTCGACTTCCTGATTCAGCAACCCGGAACGGTATCCCTGGCGGCAGCCAGAAAAGAAACCCGGTCTAACAAATCGGTGGTTGATGCCCTGGTCAGCAAAGGCCTGGTCGCAACTGAATATATTCAGACAAGACGAGACCCCCTTTCCGCATGGAACGTAAACCTCTCGCTGCCGTTACCTCTTACCGCGTCACAGGATGCTGTATTCCGACCAATCAGAAAAAGTCTGGCCGAACAGACGGATTCAAAAATATTTCTGCTCCACGGAGTTACCGGCAGCGGCAAGACGGAAATCTATTTGCAGGCTCTGGCGGAAACCATCAAAACCGGGAAACGGGGCATTGTCCTGGTCCCGGAGATTGCCCTCACCCCCCAGACCATAGAGCGGTTCGCCTCACGCTTCCCCGGCAAAGTAGCCGTCCTGCACAGTCAGCTTTCCCTGGGAGAGCAATTTGACGAATGGCAGCGTATCAGAGCCGGGGAATTTGACGTGGTCATCGGGCCGAGGAGCGCCCTTTTTGCCCCGCAACCGGACCTGGGACTGATTATTGTTGACGAGGAACATGAATGGACTTACAAGCAAGATGACAAATCGCCGCGCTACCATACCCGCAACGTGGCCATCAAGCTATCCGGACTAACCGGGGCTACCGTCATCCTGGGCAGCGCCACTCCGGACGTAGAGACCTTCTATCACGCCTGTAGAGGAGACTACCACCTGCTTCACCTCCCTGAGCGGGTTACCCCCAGTGAGAATGCGCCGCTACCACGGGTCGAGATTGTAGACTTGAAGGATGAGCTTAAAGCGGGCAACAGGAGCCTGTTCAGCCACTCTTTATCAGAGGCAATAAGTAACGCGGTGACCGCGGGAGAACAGGTAATCCTCTTCCTTAACCGGAGAGGGGCCGCCACCTTCATTCAGTGCCGCAACTGTGGCTTTACCCTCAACTGCCGGCGCTGCGATGTCCCGCTCAGTTATCACCTGGATGAAGATATGCTGGTCTGTCATCAGTGCAACTACAGAACAGCGGTACCCCGGGTCTGCCCCCGGTGCCAGAGCCGCCGTATAAAATTTCTGGGTACCGGCACCCAGAAACTGGAGCAGGAAACAGGCACTGCTTTCCCGCAAGCCCGGCTACTGCGCTGGGATAGTGATGCCACCAGAAAGAAGGATTCCCACCGGGAGATACTGGAAAGGTTCCGCAGCCACCAGGCTGATATTCTCATCGGCACCCAGATGGTTACCAAGGGCCTCGATTTGCCCCGGGTCACCCTGGTGGGAGCGGTCAACGCCGATTACGGCTTGAACCGGCCTGACTTCCGCGCCGGAGAGAGGACTTTTCAGCTACTGAGCCAGGTAGCGGGAAGAGCGGGACGTGGGCCCCGGGGGGGACAGGTTATCATTCAGACCTACACCCCGGAACACTACGCCATTCAGGCGGCGGCTAAACACGACTACAGCCTTTTTTACGAAAGAGAAATAACCTACCGGAGGCAGCTTCACAATCCGCCCTTTAGCCGTCTGGCCCGGCTCACCTTCAGCCACACCAACGATGCCTTTTGCCGGAAAGAGGCGGAAAACCTGAGGCGATTACTTATCGAGGAGAGAGACGCCAGGGGGATAGCCGGCCTCACTGTTATCGGGCCGGCGCCGGCATTTATTCACCGGCTGCGGGGCCGGTTCCGCTGGCAGCTGGTACTCCGCGGCGCCGACCCGTCCGCTTTCCTGGCACCGGTATCTATCCCTCAGGGCTGGGCAATAGATATTGACCCGGTAGGACTGTAA
- the trmD gene encoding tRNA (guanosine(37)-N1)-methyltransferase TrmD, with the protein MRINILTLFPEMFQSPLSSGIFKRAADQGLASFNIRNIRDCTHDKHHTVDDYPYGGGAGMVLKPEPIFEAVETLKTEIQPEGENILPIILLTPQGRLFSQRIAQELSGYRQIILICGHYEGIDERVARYLATDEISIGDYVLSGGELPALVIADALLRLVPGVLGSEASAEDDSHSSGLLEYPQYTRPPVYRDWAVPEILLSGNHARIARWRREQAILRTLERRPELLASASLNSEEKQTVERLRQAR; encoded by the coding sequence ATGCGAATTAACATTTTGACCCTGTTCCCCGAGATGTTCCAGAGTCCCCTGAGCAGCGGTATTTTCAAGCGCGCCGCCGACCAGGGACTGGCTAGTTTCAACATCCGTAATATCAGGGACTGTACCCATGATAAACATCACACAGTTGATGATTATCCCTACGGCGGCGGCGCCGGTATGGTACTGAAACCTGAACCTATTTTCGAAGCAGTAGAAACGCTAAAAACAGAAATACAACCCGAAGGAGAAAATATATTACCGATTATTCTGCTTACCCCGCAGGGCCGGCTCTTTTCCCAGCGGATTGCTCAGGAGCTATCAGGATATCGTCAGATAATTCTTATCTGTGGCCATTACGAGGGCATTGACGAACGGGTAGCCCGGTACCTGGCCACTGATGAGATCAGCATCGGCGACTATGTCCTCAGCGGCGGCGAGCTGCCCGCCCTGGTAATCGCCGATGCCCTCTTAAGGCTGGTGCCGGGGGTGCTCGGCTCAGAAGCCTCAGCGGAGGATGATTCTCATTCCAGCGGACTTCTCGAATACCCGCAGTACACCCGTCCCCCGGTATACCGGGACTGGGCTGTTCCTGAAATCCTTCTCTCCGGAAATCACGCCCGGATTGCCCGGTGGCGGCGCGAGCAGGCAATTCTCCGCACGCTGGAACGCCGCCCGGAGCTACTGGCTTCGGCCAGTCTGAATTCAGAGGAAAAACAAACGGTCGAGAGGCTGAGACAAGCACGGTAA